Proteins from a genomic interval of Bradyrhizobium sp. CCGB01:
- a CDS encoding acyl-CoA carboxylase subunit beta, with protein sequence MQRIVSRADTRSQDFRINELHNRQLAAELKERQRSARFDRPARKTERLRQKNKLFVRDRIEALLDPETPFLELSTLAGNNAYDGEVPSAAQVVGIGIVAGREVIVHADDASVKGGAWYPLSVKKIVRALDIAIENRLTVVHLCDCAGGFLPLQAEFFADRYHAGRILRNQAMLSKMGVPQVAIVMGHCTAGGAYVPALSDYNIIVQGTGAIFLGGPPVVKAATGEEISAEELGGARMHTSVSGTSDYYATSEMHGIAIARELVARMSRPTKEAVVRSPSEPPAYDSSELYGILPKDPRTQFDMREIIARLVDGSRFHEYQPRYGQTLVCGFARLHGYQVGVIANNGVLQNESVLKGAHFIQLCDKNRTPLLFLQNTTGFMVGREYEQRGITKDGAKLIMAVSGTSVPKLTVICNGSHGAGTYAMAGRAFDPRFVFSWPQSQISAMGAEQAAGVLTHVKARQLARKGRRLTDQELAAIREPILEEYRQRSSSYYATSELWDDGILDPVDTRNALSIALSASLNTRIDAPHYGVFRM encoded by the coding sequence ATGCAGCGGATTGTTTCTCGGGCGGACACCCGCTCGCAAGACTTTCGCATCAACGAGCTCCACAACCGACAGCTTGCGGCCGAGCTGAAAGAACGCCAGCGTTCCGCTCGCTTCGACCGACCAGCTCGAAAAACTGAGCGTCTGCGGCAGAAAAATAAGCTATTCGTTCGTGATCGGATCGAGGCGCTGCTTGATCCCGAAACTCCGTTTCTCGAGCTTTCGACTCTGGCTGGCAACAACGCCTATGATGGCGAGGTACCAAGCGCAGCGCAGGTTGTCGGCATCGGCATCGTAGCAGGTCGTGAGGTCATTGTTCATGCAGATGACGCCAGCGTGAAGGGCGGCGCTTGGTATCCGCTATCCGTGAAGAAGATCGTGCGGGCATTGGATATCGCGATCGAGAACCGCCTGACCGTCGTCCATCTGTGCGACTGCGCTGGCGGGTTCTTGCCTCTGCAAGCAGAGTTTTTCGCCGACCGCTATCACGCAGGTCGAATCCTGCGCAACCAAGCAATGCTCTCCAAGATGGGCGTCCCTCAGGTCGCGATAGTCATGGGGCACTGCACCGCGGGAGGGGCCTACGTACCGGCGCTGAGCGACTACAACATTATTGTGCAGGGGACCGGAGCGATCTTTCTCGGCGGCCCTCCAGTCGTAAAAGCCGCTACCGGAGAGGAGATATCTGCCGAGGAGCTTGGTGGTGCGCGCATGCATACGAGCGTCTCGGGAACGAGTGACTACTACGCGACCTCCGAGATGCACGGGATTGCCATTGCGCGGGAGCTGGTCGCTCGCATGAGTCGTCCAACGAAGGAAGCGGTTGTTCGATCCCCTTCGGAGCCACCCGCCTACGATTCATCCGAGCTGTACGGCATCCTTCCAAAGGACCCTCGCACTCAGTTCGACATGCGGGAGATCATCGCCCGGCTGGTTGATGGTAGCCGGTTCCATGAATACCAACCACGCTACGGCCAAACCCTGGTATGCGGGTTCGCGCGCCTCCATGGCTATCAGGTCGGCGTTATCGCAAACAACGGCGTGCTGCAGAACGAGAGCGTCCTAAAGGGCGCTCACTTCATCCAACTCTGCGACAAAAACCGAACGCCCCTTCTGTTCCTGCAGAACACCACCGGCTTCATGGTGGGAAGGGAATACGAACAGCGAGGCATTACCAAGGACGGCGCCAAGCTCATCATGGCCGTCTCTGGAACATCAGTGCCCAAACTCACAGTGATCTGCAACGGTTCCCATGGAGCGGGGACCTACGCAATGGCTGGTCGAGCCTTCGATCCACGGTTTGTATTTTCCTGGCCGCAATCTCAGATCTCGGCCATGGGGGCGGAGCAAGCGGCTGGCGTGCTCACCCATGTCAAAGCACGGCAATTGGCCCGCAAAGGCCGGCGTTTGACTGACCAAGAACTAGCAGCCATTCGAGAGCCAATCTTGGAAGAATACCGACAACGATCGAGTTCTTACTATGCAACTTCCGAGCTTTGGGATGACGGCATTCTTGATCCGGTAGATACCAGAAACGCGCTCTCGATCGCCTTGAGCGCCTCGCTCAATACCCGAATTGATGCGCCACATTATGGCGTATTCAGAATGTAG